The Agromyces hippuratus genome has a window encoding:
- the ypfJ gene encoding KPN_02809 family neutral zinc metallopeptidase, whose translation MTFNPDADISKGKASKRGRNTGIALAGGGIGALAIFLISQFLGVNLDDFVGGAAQPEASDSTLERCLTGEDANEDVECRMKGASASLEAYWAEEAPALGVSYNAPQDFILFDQAVTTACGNASSATGPFYCPPDQTIYIDVTFYDELRSRFGANGGTLAEMYVIAHEWGHHVQNLAGVLDRSQDGQTGPSSNAVRVELQADCFAGAWVANASTVPDDNGVPFLQQITEAQRNDALDAAASVGDDHIQQATQGQVNPHTFTHGTSEQRKDWFKAGFEQGAQVCDTFTVGPADL comes from the coding sequence ATGACGTTCAATCCCGACGCCGACATCAGCAAGGGCAAGGCCTCCAAGCGCGGTCGCAACACCGGCATCGCCCTCGCGGGCGGCGGCATCGGCGCGCTCGCGATCTTCCTGATCTCGCAGTTCCTCGGCGTCAACCTCGACGACTTCGTCGGCGGCGCAGCACAGCCCGAGGCGAGCGACTCCACGCTCGAGCGATGCCTCACCGGCGAGGATGCCAACGAGGACGTCGAGTGCCGCATGAAGGGCGCGTCGGCGTCGCTCGAGGCGTACTGGGCGGAGGAAGCGCCGGCGCTCGGCGTGAGCTACAACGCCCCGCAGGACTTCATCCTCTTCGACCAGGCGGTCACGACGGCGTGCGGCAACGCGTCGTCGGCGACCGGGCCGTTCTACTGCCCGCCCGACCAGACGATCTACATCGACGTGACCTTCTACGACGAGCTGCGCAGCCGGTTCGGTGCCAACGGCGGCACGCTCGCCGAGATGTACGTGATCGCGCACGAGTGGGGCCATCACGTGCAGAACCTCGCGGGAGTGCTCGATCGCTCGCAGGACGGGCAGACCGGCCCCTCGTCGAACGCGGTACGGGTCGAGCTGCAGGCCGACTGCTTCGCCGGCGCCTGGGTGGCGAACGCCTCGACGGTGCCCGACGACAACGGCGTGCCGTTCCTGCAGCAGATCACCGAAGCGCAGCGCAACGACGCCCTCGACGCTGCAGCATCGGTCGGCGACGACCACATCCAGCAGGCGACGCAGGGCCAGGTCAACCCGCACACCTTCACGCACGGCACGAGTGAGCAGCGGAAGGATTGGTTCAAGGCCGGCTTCGAGCAGGGTGCCCAGGTCTGCGACACGTTCACGGTCGGCCCAGCCGACCTCTGA
- a CDS encoding DUF7144 family membrane protein encodes MNAVGRPGGVTFIAVLTWISGLLDVIGGTILLFQTSVAATVEEFGGASQLIASAIISILIGVVVIAVAGGLLRGSAGARMFITILQVLSIASSIFLAIAYPAGAIGEYFSIVISVIVLAFLWSGRANAFFRS; translated from the coding sequence GTGAATGCGGTCGGCCGCCCCGGCGGCGTCACGTTCATCGCGGTGCTCACCTGGATCTCGGGCCTGCTCGATGTCATCGGCGGCACGATCCTGCTCTTCCAGACGAGTGTCGCCGCCACGGTGGAGGAGTTCGGCGGTGCGAGCCAGCTCATCGCCTCGGCGATCATCTCGATCCTCATCGGCGTCGTCGTCATCGCCGTGGCGGGCGGGCTGCTCCGAGGCAGCGCCGGCGCGCGCATGTTCATCACGATCCTGCAGGTGCTCTCGATCGCGAGTTCGATCTTCCTCGCGATCGCCTACCCCGCGGGAGCGATCGGCGAGTACTTCAGCATCGTCATCTCGGTGATCGTCCTGGCGTTCCTGTGGTCCGGCCGGGCGAACGCCTTCTTCCGAAGCTGA
- a CDS encoding TetR/AcrR family transcriptional regulator, protein MAGESTGTEPDRTLRLLWRSHFGEPVGSRGPKQRSSVDEVVATAVQLADVDGIDAVSMRRIADRLGLKPMSVYTYVPGKAELVDLMVDRVAGEMPLPSLDGDLPERLAQIARQQWNEYLRHPWLLSIDTSRPPLGPNVSDHWEWCLRAIDGLGLSDLDMDRIVTLLLGFVTGPARAHLDAERHRAVDQESAVDWWERNEPLLDEILDAKRYPVSARVGQAAGAAEPAGPSDAFEFGLARLIDGIVDYIRVTAR, encoded by the coding sequence ATGGCGGGAGAATCCACAGGCACCGAACCGGACCGCACACTTCGGCTCCTGTGGCGGTCGCACTTCGGCGAGCCCGTCGGATCACGGGGCCCGAAGCAGCGATCGAGCGTCGACGAGGTCGTCGCGACGGCGGTGCAGTTGGCCGACGTCGACGGCATCGACGCCGTGTCGATGCGGCGCATCGCCGACCGACTCGGGCTGAAGCCGATGTCGGTCTACACCTATGTGCCCGGCAAGGCCGAGCTCGTCGACCTCATGGTCGACCGCGTCGCCGGTGAGATGCCGCTGCCGAGCCTCGACGGCGACCTGCCCGAGCGCCTCGCGCAGATCGCGCGACAGCAGTGGAACGAGTACCTGCGGCACCCGTGGCTGCTCTCGATCGACACCAGCAGGCCGCCGCTCGGCCCGAACGTCTCCGACCACTGGGAGTGGTGCCTGCGCGCGATCGACGGTCTCGGACTCTCCGACCTCGACATGGATCGCATCGTCACGCTGCTGCTCGGTTTCGTCACCGGGCCGGCGCGCGCGCACCTCGACGCCGAACGGCATCGCGCCGTCGACCAGGAATCGGCCGTCGACTGGTGGGAGCGCAACGAGCCGCTGCTCGACGAGATCCTCGACGCGAAGCGCTATCCCGTGTCCGCGCGCGTCGGGCAGGCCGCCGGCGCCGCCGAGCCCGCCGGCCCATCGGACGCGTTCGAGTTCGGACTCGCGCGCCTGATCGACGGCATCGTGGACTACATCCGGGTCACTGCCCGCTAG
- a CDS encoding glycoside hydrolase family 3 protein yields MTDQLNHETDAAAPVDTAGGLDLRYRDANLPVAERVEILLSQMTLEEKAGLFFQTMIAAGEDGSLSQGDDMFGLPSTDDYVAGRLMNHFNVLQTPPTAELIAEWHNRLQEAAAATRLGIPVTVSTDPRHSYTDNPLSGMLAGSFSVWPETMGLAAVGDEALVEQFGDIARQEYTAVGIRVALHPQIDLATEPRWSRALQTFGEDPELAGRMGAAYIRGFQGAELGPDSVATMTKHFPGGGPQKDGEDPHFAHGREQVYPGGEFETHLKPFEAAFEAGTSQIMPYYGMPVGTEYEEVGFGFNKSVITGLLRERYGFDGIVCTDWGLINDAAIFGQPFPARAWGVEHLTPRERMKKVIDAGVDQFGGEADPEMLVDLVNSGEITEERLDVSARRLLREKFVLGLFEQPYVDVERAGRVVGSAEFVAAGEAAQRAAITLLVNREQTDASGAERPTLPLARGLRLYVEGIAPEIAAEYGQVVETPAEAEVAILRLQAPFEERPTVFENFFHSGSLDYTAEQIAHVREVAAAVPTVVDVFLDRPAILTPFAGDLAALTANWGASPRAVLDVLVGDAEPKGRMPFDLPSSMAAVEANRSDVPFDTADPLFRFGHGLSYSA; encoded by the coding sequence ATGACCGATCAGCTGAACCACGAGACGGATGCCGCGGCGCCCGTCGACACCGCCGGCGGACTCGACCTGCGATACCGCGACGCGAACCTGCCCGTCGCCGAGCGCGTCGAGATCCTCCTCTCGCAGATGACGCTCGAAGAGAAGGCCGGGCTCTTCTTCCAGACGATGATCGCCGCCGGTGAAGACGGCTCGCTCTCGCAGGGCGACGACATGTTCGGGCTGCCGTCGACCGACGACTACGTCGCGGGCCGTCTCATGAACCACTTCAATGTGCTGCAGACCCCGCCCACGGCGGAGCTCATCGCCGAGTGGCACAACCGCCTGCAGGAGGCTGCGGCCGCGACCCGCCTCGGCATCCCCGTGACGGTCTCGACCGATCCGCGTCACTCGTATACCGACAACCCGCTCTCGGGCATGCTCGCCGGCTCGTTCTCGGTGTGGCCCGAGACCATGGGCCTCGCAGCCGTCGGCGACGAGGCGCTCGTCGAGCAGTTCGGCGACATCGCCCGCCAGGAGTACACGGCGGTCGGCATCCGCGTGGCGCTGCACCCGCAGATCGACCTCGCCACCGAGCCCCGCTGGTCGCGCGCGCTGCAGACCTTCGGTGAAGACCCCGAGCTCGCCGGTCGCATGGGCGCCGCCTACATCCGCGGCTTCCAGGGCGCCGAGCTCGGCCCCGACTCCGTCGCGACCATGACGAAGCACTTCCCGGGCGGCGGCCCCCAGAAGGACGGCGAGGACCCGCACTTCGCGCACGGTCGCGAGCAGGTCTACCCCGGCGGCGAGTTCGAGACGCACCTGAAGCCGTTCGAGGCCGCCTTCGAGGCCGGCACGAGCCAGATCATGCCGTACTACGGCATGCCCGTCGGCACCGAGTACGAAGAGGTCGGCTTCGGCTTCAACAAGTCGGTCATCACCGGACTCCTGCGGGAGCGCTACGGCTTCGACGGCATCGTCTGCACCGACTGGGGACTCATCAACGACGCCGCGATCTTCGGCCAGCCCTTCCCGGCCCGCGCCTGGGGCGTCGAGCACCTCACTCCGCGCGAGCGCATGAAGAAGGTCATCGACGCGGGCGTCGACCAGTTCGGCGGCGAAGCCGACCCCGAGATGCTCGTCGACCTCGTGAACTCGGGCGAGATCACCGAGGAGCGCCTCGACGTCTCGGCCCGCCGCCTGCTGCGCGAGAAGTTCGTGCTGGGCCTCTTCGAGCAGCCCTATGTCGACGTCGAGCGCGCCGGTCGCGTCGTCGGCTCGGCCGAGTTCGTCGCCGCCGGCGAGGCCGCCCAGCGGGCCGCGATCACCCTGCTGGTCAACCGCGAGCAGACGGATGCCTCGGGCGCCGAGCGCCCCACGCTGCCGCTCGCACGCGGCCTGCGCCTCTATGTCGAGGGCATCGCCCCCGAGATCGCGGCCGAGTACGGCCAGGTCGTCGAGACGCCCGCCGAAGCGGAGGTCGCGATCCTGCGCCTGCAGGCTCCCTTCGAGGAGCGCCCGACGGTGTTCGAGAACTTCTTCCACTCGGGTTCGCTCGACTACACCGCGGAGCAGATCGCGCACGTGCGCGAGGTCGCCGCAGCCGTGCCGACCGTGGTCGACGTGTTCCTCGACCGGCCCGCGATCCTCACCCCGTTCGCGGGCGACCTCGCAGCGCTGACCGCCAACTGGGGCGCGAGCCCGCGCGCGGTGCTCGATGTGCTCGTGGGCGACGCCGAGCCGAAGGGCAGGATGCCGTTCGACCTGCCGTCGAGCATGGCCGCCGTCGAGGCGAACCGCTCCGACGTGCCGTTCGACACGGCCGACCCGCTGTTCCGCTTCGGTCACGGCCTGAGCTACTCCGCCTGA
- a CDS encoding malate dehydrogenase, which produces MAAKKPITVTLTGAGGQIGYALLFRIASGAMLGPDTRVRLNLLEIPQGVRAAEGAALELQDSAFPLLSHVEVYDDANAAFAGANVALLVGARPRTAGMERGDLLTANGGIFGPQGAAINAGAADDIRVVVVGNPANTNALIASAHAPDVPAERFTALTRLDHNRALGQLAATVDTPVGDIRGVTIWGNHSATQFPDVAHATAAGDSVPALLAGRLGGPDGAREWLVDEFIPRVAKRGAEIIEVRGSSSVGSAASATIDHVHDWVLGTPDGWTSAAVVSDGSYGVPEGLVSSFPVDSVDGAWRIRQGLEVDDFARRRIEASVAELVEERDAVRSLGLL; this is translated from the coding sequence ATGGCCGCGAAGAAGCCGATCACCGTCACGCTCACGGGCGCGGGCGGCCAGATCGGGTACGCACTCCTGTTCCGCATCGCCTCGGGCGCCATGCTCGGGCCCGACACCCGGGTGCGACTCAACCTGCTCGAGATCCCGCAGGGCGTGCGCGCTGCAGAGGGCGCGGCCCTCGAGCTGCAGGACTCCGCGTTCCCGCTGCTCTCGCACGTCGAGGTCTACGACGACGCGAACGCGGCCTTCGCCGGCGCGAACGTCGCCCTGCTCGTCGGCGCCCGACCGCGCACCGCCGGCATGGAGCGAGGCGACCTGCTCACCGCGAACGGCGGCATCTTCGGCCCACAGGGTGCGGCGATCAACGCGGGCGCGGCCGACGACATCCGCGTCGTCGTGGTCGGCAATCCCGCGAACACGAACGCCCTCATCGCCTCGGCGCATGCACCGGATGTCCCGGCCGAACGCTTCACCGCGCTCACGCGTCTCGACCACAACCGGGCGCTGGGTCAGCTCGCTGCCACCGTCGACACGCCCGTCGGCGACATCCGCGGCGTCACCATCTGGGGCAATCACTCGGCGACGCAGTTCCCGGATGTCGCCCACGCCACCGCGGCGGGCGACTCGGTGCCGGCGCTCCTCGCAGGCCGGCTCGGCGGTCCCGACGGGGCTCGCGAGTGGCTCGTCGACGAGTTCATCCCGCGCGTCGCCAAGCGCGGCGCGGAGATCATCGAGGTGCGCGGATCCTCCTCGGTCGGATCGGCCGCGAGTGCCACGATCGACCACGTGCACGACTGGGTGCTCGGCACCCCCGACGGCTGGACGAGCGCGGCCGTCGTCTCCGACGGGTCCTACGGCGTGCCCGAGGGGCTCGTCTCCTCGTTCCCGGTCGACTCGGTCGACGGCGCCTGGCGCATCCGCCAGGGCCTCGAGGTCGACGACTTCGCACGGCGACGCATCGAGGCATCCGTCGCCGAACTCGTCGAGGAGCGCGACGCGGTGCGCTCGCTCGGACTGCTCTGA
- a CDS encoding acyl-CoA dehydrogenase family protein produces MVDTAPRTASKQQKAAPERPAETAPPKSARTAASAPQPAPPAQPSIDVATLGRQLLGTWADLRLAARERAAHPDLQRIEGQSMDEHRERVLGQLKILVDQRAVHRAFPTSLGGFDDHGGNIAQFEELVIADPSLQIKAGVQWGLFGAAVLHLGTEFHHETFLPDIMSLKVPGAFAMTETGHGSDVAAIGTTATYDEAKQQFVINTPFRGAWKDYLGNAAVHGTAAVVFAQLITKGVNHGVHAFYVPIRNTKGGFLKGIGGEDDGLKGGLNGIDNGRLHFTNVRVPRVNLLNRYGSVAEDGTYSSPISSPGRRFFTMLGTLVQGRVSLDGAATTAAAMALTIAITYGNQRRQFNAASDTDEEVLLDYQRHQRRLLPKLATTYAQIFAHDEFLVKFDAVFSGAADTDDDRQDLETIAAALKPLSTWHALETLQEAREATGGSGFLAENRMVGLRQDLDVYVTFEGDNNVLLQLVAKRLLTDFSKQFAKADAGVMARYVVAQTADRAYHGTGLRRLAQTIADFGSTARSVSELRDEQTQRELLTDRVEAMISEIAGRLRDARKLPKADAAAAFNRNQNELIEAARAHGELLQWEAFTRALAKTSDPGTKQVLTWVRDLFGLGLVEKHLAWYLMNGRLSPQRAQAVTAYIDRLLERLRPHAQDLVDAFGYGPEHLRAKIASGAEQERQDEARAYYAAQRAAGTLPVPEKSKKK; encoded by the coding sequence ATGGTTGACACGGCACCCCGCACCGCCTCGAAGCAGCAGAAGGCCGCCCCCGAGCGCCCGGCCGAGACTGCTCCGCCGAAGTCCGCGCGCACCGCGGCATCCGCCCCGCAGCCTGCGCCTCCCGCCCAGCCCTCGATCGATGTGGCGACCCTCGGTCGCCAGCTGCTCGGCACCTGGGCCGACCTCCGTCTCGCCGCCCGCGAGCGCGCCGCCCATCCCGACCTGCAGCGCATCGAGGGGCAGTCGATGGACGAGCACCGCGAGCGCGTGCTCGGGCAGCTGAAGATCCTCGTCGACCAGCGTGCCGTGCACCGCGCCTTCCCGACCTCGCTCGGCGGGTTCGACGACCACGGCGGCAACATCGCCCAGTTCGAAGAGCTCGTGATCGCCGACCCCAGCCTGCAGATCAAGGCGGGCGTGCAGTGGGGTCTCTTCGGGGCCGCGGTCCTCCACCTCGGCACCGAGTTCCACCACGAGACGTTCCTGCCCGACATCATGTCGTTGAAGGTGCCCGGCGCGTTCGCGATGACCGAGACCGGTCACGGTTCGGATGTCGCGGCGATCGGCACGACCGCCACGTACGACGAGGCGAAGCAGCAGTTCGTGATCAACACGCCGTTCCGCGGCGCGTGGAAGGACTACCTCGGCAACGCCGCGGTGCACGGCACCGCCGCCGTGGTCTTCGCGCAGCTCATCACGAAGGGCGTCAACCACGGCGTGCACGCGTTCTACGTGCCGATCCGCAACACGAAGGGCGGGTTCCTCAAGGGCATCGGCGGCGAGGACGACGGCCTGAAGGGCGGCCTCAACGGCATCGACAACGGCCGTCTGCACTTCACGAACGTGCGGGTGCCGCGCGTGAACCTGCTGAACCGCTACGGGTCGGTCGCCGAGGACGGCACCTACTCGAGCCCGATCTCGAGCCCGGGTCGCCGCTTCTTCACGATGCTCGGCACCCTCGTGCAGGGTCGCGTCTCGCTCGACGGCGCGGCGACGACCGCCGCCGCCATGGCGCTGACGATCGCGATCACCTACGGCAACCAGCGCCGCCAGTTCAACGCGGCGAGCGACACCGACGAAGAGGTGCTGCTCGACTACCAGCGCCACCAGCGCCGGCTGCTGCCGAAGCTCGCGACGACGTACGCGCAGATCTTCGCGCACGACGAGTTCCTCGTGAAGTTCGACGCGGTGTTCTCGGGCGCAGCCGACACCGACGACGACCGTCAGGACCTCGAGACGATCGCCGCCGCGCTGAAGCCGCTCTCGACCTGGCACGCCCTCGAGACGCTGCAGGAGGCCCGCGAGGCCACCGGCGGGTCGGGCTTCCTCGCCGAGAACCGTATGGTCGGGCTGCGACAGGACCTCGACGTCTACGTGACGTTCGAGGGCGACAACAACGTGCTGCTGCAGCTGGTCGCCAAGCGCCTGCTCACCGACTTCTCGAAGCAGTTCGCGAAGGCCGACGCGGGCGTCATGGCTCGCTACGTCGTCGCGCAGACGGCCGACCGCGCCTATCACGGCACCGGGCTTCGCCGCCTGGCGCAGACCATCGCGGACTTCGGCTCGACGGCGCGCTCGGTCTCCGAGCTCCGCGACGAGCAGACGCAGCGCGAGCTGCTCACCGACCGTGTCGAGGCCATGATCTCCGAGATCGCCGGGCGTCTGCGCGATGCGCGGAAGCTCCCGAAGGCCGACGCCGCCGCGGCGTTCAACCGCAACCAGAACGAACTCATCGAGGCCGCTCGCGCCCACGGCGAGCTGCTGCAGTGGGAGGCGTTCACCCGCGCGCTGGCGAAGACCTCCGATCCCGGCACGAAGCAGGTGCTGACCTGGGTGCGCGACCTCTTCGGTCTCGGTCTCGTCGAGAAGCACCTGGCCTGGTACCTCATGAACGGCCGGCTCTCGCCGCAGCGCGCGCAGGCCGTCACGGCCTACATCGACCGCCTGCTCGAGCGTCTGCGCCCCCACGCGCAGGACCTGGTCGACGCGTTCGGCTACGGCCCTGAGCACCTGCGCGCGAAGATCGCGTCGGGCGCGGAGCAGGAGCGGCAGGACGAGGCGCGCGCCTACTACGCCGCGCAGCGCGCGGCCGGCACGTTGCCCGTGCCGGAGAAGTCGAAGAAGAAGTAG
- a CDS encoding histidine phosphatase family protein: protein MNRTMRAVTAGALAVTTLATLAAFSTVPASQAAAGPKKPKPGTVTIYLTRHGETMLNTLERAQGWSDSPLTEEGRLSAEHLGAGLAESGVKFEAAYSADMVRHWETVSLALDELDAKDEATRDERLREISFGKFEGAKNMEMWAAIATELGYANVGELFTDPDFDFVEGLSAVARLNEGSGLVAETPEQVAARAVEALDDIAAEQAKHGGGEVLVVSSGITIMLALGTLGADVSELTSGIENGAVSELVYNRGEWTIKTVNDLSYVEAGSD from the coding sequence ATGAACCGCACCATGCGCGCCGTCACGGCCGGCGCCCTCGCCGTCACCACACTCGCCACCCTCGCCGCCTTCTCGACCGTGCCCGCCTCCCAGGCCGCCGCGGGGCCGAAGAAGCCGAAGCCGGGCACCGTCACGATCTACCTGACGCGCCACGGCGAGACGATGCTCAACACCCTCGAACGGGCACAGGGCTGGTCCGACTCGCCCCTCACCGAAGAGGGCCGCCTGTCGGCCGAGCACCTCGGCGCGGGCCTCGCCGAGTCCGGCGTGAAGTTCGAGGCCGCCTACTCCGCCGACATGGTGCGGCACTGGGAGACGGTCTCGCTCGCGCTCGATGAACTCGACGCGAAAGACGAGGCGACCCGCGACGAGCGACTCCGCGAGATCTCCTTCGGCAAGTTCGAAGGTGCGAAGAACATGGAGATGTGGGCCGCCATCGCCACCGAGCTCGGCTACGCGAACGTCGGCGAGCTGTTCACCGACCCCGACTTCGACTTCGTGGAGGGCCTCAGTGCGGTCGCCCGCCTAAACGAGGGCAGTGGTCTCGTCGCCGAGACGCCGGAGCAGGTCGCCGCCCGTGCGGTGGAGGCGCTCGACGACATCGCCGCCGAGCAGGCGAAGCACGGCGGCGGCGAGGTGCTCGTGGTCTCGAGCGGCATCACGATCATGCTCGCGCTCGGCACGCTCGGGGCCGACGTGAGCGAGCTCACGAGCGGCATCGAGAACGGCGCGGTCAGCGAGCTCGTCTACAACCGCGGCGAGTGGACGATCAAGACCGTCAACGACCTGAGCTACGTCGAGGCCGGCTCCGACTGA
- a CDS encoding TetR/AcrR family transcriptional regulator, translating into MPPTTPGPEAATAARPAASARGRATRERIVDAAARCFAASGYRGVSLRDVAAEAGLSHPGVLRRFSSREQILDAVVTRFELENERWLAARTEVPPHLLIALAEHNQAKPGYLELFSALAGEAVSPEHPAHDRFAARYRELREESLRQPPATPWSRDDATRMLAGWDGLQLASLYHPGHVDVAAELAQQLTGVRRSESAHASPATPADQPVDSSSAARAAGYSVGRARQARIIADATELFARRGFHDTSLREVAEAVGISKSALLHHYPTKDALLVAVIAERDRRTVPSSEDLLSASPAETIELMVRTARRSELDTPGLVEVYTVLTGEAASPRHPAHAFFAARSRRTIADVTVLFERLAVDGLLAPGRDPRHEGRWVPAMWDGLQVQWGYDPSIDVARLLADYFDAAVTFPVQAPPRLTPPA; encoded by the coding sequence ATGCCGCCGACCACCCCTGGGCCAGAAGCCGCGACCGCCGCACGGCCTGCGGCGTCCGCGCGCGGCCGCGCGACGCGCGAACGCATCGTCGACGCCGCGGCACGATGCTTCGCGGCATCCGGCTACCGCGGCGTCTCACTTCGAGATGTCGCGGCCGAGGCCGGGCTCTCGCACCCCGGCGTGCTGCGGCGCTTCTCGTCACGCGAGCAGATCCTCGACGCGGTGGTCACCCGATTCGAGCTGGAGAACGAGCGTTGGCTCGCGGCGCGCACCGAGGTTCCGCCCCACCTGCTGATCGCGCTCGCCGAGCACAACCAGGCGAAGCCGGGCTACCTCGAGCTCTTCTCCGCCCTCGCCGGCGAGGCCGTCAGCCCGGAGCACCCCGCGCACGACCGGTTCGCAGCCCGCTACCGAGAACTGCGCGAGGAGAGCCTGCGGCAGCCGCCGGCGACCCCGTGGTCGCGCGACGATGCGACGCGGATGCTCGCCGGGTGGGACGGCCTCCAGCTGGCATCGCTCTACCACCCGGGCCACGTGGATGTCGCGGCGGAACTCGCGCAGCAGCTGACGGGCGTGCGCCGGTCCGAGAGCGCGCACGCGAGCCCTGCGACGCCGGCCGACCAACCCGTGGATTCGTCGTCGGCCGCTCGTGCTGCCGGCTACTCGGTCGGTCGCGCGCGGCAGGCACGCATCATCGCCGACGCCACCGAGCTCTTCGCCCGTCGCGGATTCCACGACACGAGCCTGCGCGAGGTCGCCGAGGCCGTCGGCATCTCGAAGTCGGCGCTGCTGCACCACTACCCGACGAAGGACGCCCTGCTCGTCGCGGTGATCGCCGAGCGCGACCGCCGCACGGTTCCGAGCTCGGAGGATCTCCTGTCAGCCTCCCCCGCCGAGACGATCGAGCTCATGGTGCGCACTGCCCGACGATCCGAACTCGACACACCGGGTCTCGTCGAGGTCTACACGGTGCTCACGGGCGAGGCGGCGTCGCCGAGGCATCCGGCGCACGCGTTCTTCGCCGCACGTTCGCGGCGCACCATCGCCGACGTCACCGTGCTGTTCGAACGCCTCGCCGTCGACGGGCTCCTCGCCCCCGGGCGGGATCCGAGGCATGAGGGCCGATGGGTGCCCGCCATGTGGGACGGACTGCAGGTGCAATGGGGCTACGACCCGTCGATCGATGTCGCGAGGCTCCTCGCCGACTACTTCGACGCCGCAGTCACGTTCCCGGTGCAGGCGCCGCCGCGTCTCACGCCACCTGCCTGA
- a CDS encoding HPP family protein codes for MAEQTPARNARRNQLIVGLIVGILVGVGVSLWTSFWLWLPAGIVVGIVTGLLMRPPSKD; via the coding sequence ATGGCCGAGCAGACCCCCGCACGCAATGCCCGTCGCAACCAGCTGATCGTCGGGCTCATCGTCGGCATTCTCGTCGGCGTGGGCGTGAGCCTCTGGACGAGCTTCTGGCTGTGGCTGCCCGCGGGCATCGTGGTCGGCATCGTCACCGGACTGCTCATGCGGCCGCCGTCGAAGGACTGA